The Papaver somniferum cultivar HN1 chromosome 3, ASM357369v1, whole genome shotgun sequence genome includes a region encoding these proteins:
- the LOC113355855 gene encoding mediator of RNA polymerase II transcription subunit 21-like, which translates to MVIVCQMNIYGFWRQLVRMDIISQLQEQANTIASLAFNTFGTLQRDAPPVRLSPNYPEPPANTTTETPADIAEQPKLMSASLVTAAKQFDELDWALPVSEGDEEAQLKRIAELQAKNEEVGQELQNQLKVAETELRRVQGLFNEAADNCFSLKKPD; encoded by the exons ATGGTAATTGTTTGCCAGATGAATATATATG GATTTTGGCGACAATTAGTTAGGATGGATATCATATCTCAGCTACAAGAACAAGCGAATACTATTGCATCCCTAGCTTTCAATACTTTCGGAACACTTCAAAGAGATGCACCGCCGGTGAGACTTTCCCCAAATTATCCAGAGCCACCTGCTAACACTACTACGGAAACCCCAGCTGATATTGCAGAACAACCCAAGCTCATGAGTGCTTCTCTGGTTACGGCTGCAAAGCAG TTCGATGAGTTGGATTGGGCCCTTCCAGTGTCAGAAGGAGATGAGGAAGCTCAGTTAAAACGTATTGCAGAACTCCAG GCAAAAAATGAAGAAGTTGGACAAGAACTCCAGAATCAGCTGAAGGTGGCAG AAACAGAATTGAGGCGGGTCCAAGGATTATTTAACGAAGCAGCAGACAACTGTTTTAGTTTGAAAAAACCTGATTAA